GTAAGCGATTCCTCGACTGCCATGATGCTCAGCTCAGGCTGACTTCATCAATATGAAGAAGGATCTACCTGACCGATATCGGTCAGGCAGATCCGATTGCCTACTGATCAATGGGATGAAATCTGCTGCAGCGTGGCGCTCACCACCGGCACATAGAAAGTGGTGATACCCGCCTCGTTGGGATGTGTTCCCGACCCCTCTGTGCCAGGGAAACCGTTGACCAGGTCGTCGAACGTGTATTTCGCACGCTGGGTGTCGTCGCGCGTGTCGAACGTGGTCTCTCCGAAGACGTCGGCGACGGCGATGTCCCACTTGCGGCAGGCTTTCAGGGTCGCCTCGCGCAGCGCCACCTGAGTGTCCCAGTCCCGCGAACCGAGCTTGTGGGCGGCGACGTACACGATACGGGCGGTCGGCCACTTCCGCGCCATGGCGTGCAGCGTCTTCTCCAACTCTTCGGCGTAGGTGCCGACCGTGTACGCGCGGTCCCGGAAAATGGACTGCGCGTCGTTGGTGCCTCCGTCGAAGACGACGAAGTCCGGCGCGATTTCGGTCACTTGCTCGACCTGCGTGAGTATCTGTCCTCCGGAAGCATGCGGGTCGGCGCCTATGGTCGCGCCGTTCCGGGCGAACTTGGTGAGGGCCATACCCTCGCGCTCCGCAACTACGTCCACGAAACTGTGCGGGTACACATGTCCGTACACAATGCTGTCGCCGAAGGCATAGACGCTCTTACCTACCAAGCCATTGTTCACATCGTCCTCCTTGCGGCTTCGCTATTCGGGTCTGATTTTAGACAGAACATTGACCGGTTGGGCGATCGGAACGTAAATTAAGAAGGATAGAAAGCGCTTACTGAATGGAACTGGAGTGTTGACACACATGAACACAACCAACACCGGATTGCCCGGGGGCGTCGCCATCTCGCATCTGTCGGTGTACGACTGGCCTGCCGCCGACGGGGCGTGCGGCGGCACGCCTCACATGCACCTGGCGTGTTCAGAGGCTTATGTCGTCACCGGCGGACGCGGGGCCGTGCAGACGCTGACCTCTTCCGGGTACGAGGTCACTCCGCTCCAGGCCGGCACGGTCGCCTGGTTCACGCCGGGCACCATCCACCGGCTGGTCAATGAGGGCGATCTGCGGATCACCGTTCTGATGCAGAACAGCGGACTGCCGGAGGCGGGGGACGCGGTCCTCACGCTGCCCCCGGAGTACCTGACAGATCCGGAGACGTACGCCCGCGCCACCGCCATCCCGGCCGACGCGCCCGAGGAGGAGCGGGAGCGCGTCGCCCGGGCCCGGCGGGACCTCGCTCTGGAGGGCTACCGGGCACTTCGGGAGGCCGACGGGCCACAGGCCCTGGCCGCGTTCCACCGTGCCGCCGCCGCGCTCGTACGGCCCCGCATCGCCGAGTGGCGTGAGCGGTGGCGACACGGTGCCGAGGCCTCCGCCGCGGCCACCGGGGTGCAGCTCGACTGGCTGGAGCGCGGGGATTCCCCTCACCTCGCAGATGCCGCCGTGAGGTCTGAACAGCCCGCTGCCCGTGGGAAGTTCGGGATGTGCGGCCGGCTTGACGTCTACGCGAACTGAGGGCGATGCGCACCTGAGGACGCGCGGCGTGCGCGGCCGGTTCGGCCCGCACCCACGGCCAGGCCGGATGGGCGGTGCAGGCGCAGGGGACGGACCCGGTCCGTCTGCTCCGCGCCCACCCCGGCAGCGGCGCTGGTCACCGCCTGCGGCTGAGACGCCCTGCCGCAGGCGGCTCGGCCGTCGACTCCCGCCAGACGATCCGGAACAAGGAGCCCTCAGCCGTCTCGGGCGCGCTGTCCCTCAGGCCCGCGATCAGCTTGGCCATGGCCGTACTGCCCAGTTGTTCGAGCTCCACGTCGACGGTGGTCAGTGACGGGGTCATGAACTGCCCGACCCCGGCGTTGTCCCAACCGGTCACGCTGAGGTCTCCGGGCACGTCCCAGCCGCGCTCCCGGGCGCCTCGGACGACGCCGGCTGCGACAAGGTCGTTGGCCGCGATCACCGCGGTCGGCCGCGCATGGCTCGGGAGCGCCCGTATCGCCTCGATGCCGGACTCTCCCGACCAGTCTCCGTCGAAGACCCCGACGGACTCGACCCCGAGGCGTTCGACGGTCTCCAGATAGCTCTGCTTGCGCGCCCTCGCGGAGGCGAACTGCGCGTCGCCCGCCACGTGGAGGAACCGGGAGTGACCGAGCGCCGCCAAGTGCTCGATCATCCGCACCAGGGGCGTGGCGTCGGCCAGCTGCCCGATGCCGCGCATCTCGTCGTCGAAGTCGGCCGAGATCACCACGGCCGTCCTCTGGTGCAGTTTGCTCTCCACGGCGGGAAGCACGGGGGCGAGGGAGAGGATGCCCTCGTACTGTCCCGAATCGGCGAGCTCCAGCAGGCGGTCGCTCCTCGCGCGTACGCCGCCCCCGGCACTCACGACATCCACGAAGAACCCTGCGTCCTGCGCCGTCGCGCCGGCACCCGCCAGCATGCGTGAGGGGTTGAAGGCCATGGCAGGCATGAGGATGGCCAGTCGGCCGGTCTTCCGCGTGCGCATCGACCGCGCCACCAGGTTGGGACGGTAGTCCAGTTCCCGTATGGCCTTCTCCACGCGTTCCAGGGTCGCCGGCTTCAGCCCCCCGTTGAACCGCAGATACCGCGACACCGTCTGGGGTGACACACCGGCGAGCCGCGCCACATCGGTGATCGTAGGCCGTCGTCGCGCCGTGTCAGCGCCATCCATCCGCTTCCCCCACCCTTCCGCCAACGTTCGGTGAAGTCAGAGACTACACACTCTTGACGTAAAAAGTGATCGTTCACTATTGTCCTCGCAACCCACAAAGTGAACGATCACTTTTCGGGTGACGCGGGGTCCGGGACGGGCCCGCACCACTGTGTTTCCGATGCCGCCGCTCAAGGGAGCAGTGCCGTGAGCTCCATCAACGAACTACGCCGGCTGCGCGGGTCCCAACGGGGCGCGCGCCAGCAGAACAAGGCGGCGTTCTTCTTCCTACTGCCATGGTTCGTCGGGCTCTTCGGGATCACTCTCGGTCCGATGCTGGCCTCGCTCTACCTCAGCTTCACCAAGTACAACCTGTTGCAGCCGCCGCAGTTCAACGGAGTCGAGAACTGGACGCGCATGCTCGATGACGAGCGTCTGCACAAGTCGCTCGAAGTGACGTTCAGCTACGTCCTCGTCTCCGTCCCGCTACAGCTGGCGATGGCCCTCGGGCTCGCCCTGGTGCTGGACAAGGGAGTGCGTGGCCTCGCCTTCTACCGCTCCGTCTTCTACCTGCCGTCACTGATCGGCGGCAGCGTGGCGATCGCCGTGCTGTGGCGCGCGATGTTCGGGACCAACGGCCTGGTCAACGAGGCCCTGGCCCTCGTCGGTGTCCAGGGGCAGGGCTGGATCTCGGAGCCGTCAACGGCGCTGTCGACCCTCGTCGTCCTGAACGTATGGACCTTCGGCTCACCCATGGTGATCTTCCTCGCCGGGCTGCGGCAGATTCCGACCTCCCTCTACGAGGCGGCCTCCGTCGACGGCGCGAAGCGCTGGCGCCAGTTCCGCAGCATCACCATTCCGCTGCTGACACCCATCATCTTCTTCAACCTCGTGCTGCAGATCATCCACGCCTTCCAGACCTTCACCCAGGCCTTCGTGGTCTCCGGCGGTACCGGAGGGCCCGCCGACTCCACCCTCTTCTTCTCGCTGTACCTGTACCAGCGCGGATTCGGCCACTTCGACATGGGGTACGCGTCCGCGCTCGCGTGGCTACTGCTCCTCATCGTCGCGGCCTTCACCGCCGTCAACTTCTGGGCCTCAAAGTACTGGGTGTTCTACGATGACTGACCGCACCGAAGCCGTACCCCGCTCGCTGCCCGCCCCCCGCCCTCACGCGATACGCCGGGTCAGACGCGCCGTGCGCGCCCCTCTCAAGCACTGCCTGTTGACCCTCTGCGCCCTGACGATGCTGTACCCCGTCCTGTGGATGGTGGTCAGCTCGCTGCGTCCCAACAGTCAGATCTTCCGCAGTGCGGGACTCGCCCTGACGCACCCGCGCTTCGAGAACTACAGCAACGGCTGGAACGCCTTCTCCCAACCGTTCAGTCACTACATGATCAACTCGGCGATCGTCGTCACCGGCGCGATCCTCGGGAACCTCCTCGCCTGCTCCCTGGCCGCGTACGCGTTCGCCAGACTGGAATTCCGGGCGAAGCGCGTGCTGTTCGCCATCATGCTCGTCACCATCATGCTGCCGATCCACGTGATCATCGTGCCGCAGTACGTCCTGTACTCGGAACTCGGCTGGGTCAACACGTTCCTGCCCCTGATCGTGCCGAAGTTCCTGGCCACCGACGCCTTCTTCATCTTCCTGATGGTGCAGTTCATCCGGGGTATCCCCCGCGAGATCGACGAGGCGGCTCGGATCGACGGCGCCGGGCACGCGCGGATCTTCTTCCACGTCATCCTGCCGCTGATGGTCCCGGCCCTGGCGACCACCGCGATCTTCACCTTCATCTGGACCTGGAACGACTTCTACACCCAGCTCATTTACCTGACCGACCCGGACATGTACACCACTCCTCTCGCGCTGCGCACCTTCGTGGATCAGCAGAGCGCGACGGACTGGGGCTCGGTGTTCGCCATGAGCGTCGTGTCGCTCGTTCCCGTCTTCCTCGTCTTCCTCGCCGGGCAGCGCTTCCTGCTGCGAGGCATCGCGACCACCGGCGGCAAGTAACCGCGGGGGCTACTGCCGGACACGCGGAGGCGACCGAGTCATGGCCGTTCGGAAGCACCGCAGCCACCGATCCGACCCACTTATCAGCCACAGGAGAACCACATGAACCCCAGCCCCTTCAGACGCGTCGCGATCGGGGCGGTCGCCTCACTCTCGCTCGTACTGACCGCTTGTAGCGGCAGCAGCACCGGATCCGCTCCCGAGCTCGGCGACAAGCCGGTCACCATCCGCGCCACCTGGTGGGGTGCGGACGCCCGCGCCCAGCTCACCGACGAGGTCATCAAGGCGTTCGAGAAGAAGTACCCCAACATCACGGTCAAGGGCCAGTACAAGGACTGGAACGGCTACTGGGACGCGCTCGCCACGACGACCGCGGCGAAGGACTCGCCCGACGTCGTCCAGATGGACGAGCTGTACCTCGCCTCGTACGCCGACCGCGGAGCGCTGTACGACCTCGGCAAGGCCAAGAAGATCCTCAGCACCTCGCAGTACGACGACCAGGCCCTGGCCACCGGACAGATCGACGGAACGCAGTACGCGCTTCCCGTCGGCGTCGGCGTCATGTCCATCCTCGTGAACACCGACATGTTCAAGAAGTACGGCGTGAAGGTTCCCGACGACAAGACCTGGACGTGGGACGACTACGCCAAGATCGCCAAGGAGCTGACGGACAAGAGCGGCGGCAAGATCCATGGTGCGGCCGGCGCGCCCGGCTTCTCCGCCGGCGATGTCAAGTACTGGGCTCGTCAGCACGGTGAGAACCTCTTCGACAAGGACGGCAACGTCTCGCTGAAGCCCGAGACGCTCGCCGGCATGTGGAAGTACGGTCTGGACCTGCTCTCCTCCGGGGCCAGCGTCAATACGTCGACGATGGTCGAGGACCTGACCGCCGGTGTCACCGCCGGCAGCTTCGCCACCGGCAAGGCGGCCATGATGGGGGCCTACAACACCCAGATCACCGCCATCCAGCAGGCCGCGGGCGCCCATGTGCAACTGCTGCAGATGCCTCGTGTCGGCAGCACCAAGGCGAACTTCTTCAAGCCCTCCATGTACTGGGCGGTCTCGAGCCAGAGCGCGCATCCGGCCGAGGCGGCCGCGTTCATCAACTTCATGCTCAACGACCCCAAGGCCGCCGACATCCTCAAGACGGAGCGCGGAATCCCCGCCAACAAGGAGATGCTGAAGCACCTCCAGCCGACTCTGGCCGGGACCGACAAGGCGGCAGCCGACTACATGAACGCCGTGACCCCGGGTGAGTCGCCGGTCGTGACGCCCAACGGCGGAAGCGGCATCGAGCCGGAGCTGCAGCGCTACAGCCAGGAGGTCTACTTCAAGAAGACCTCGCCCGAAGCCGCCGCGAAGGCCTTCATCAAGGAGCTTCAGGGCGAGATCGACGCTGCCAAGTGACCTCCTTCCGGGGGCCGTCGCCGCTGCCCACGGCCCCCGGTAGCCCCACGAGAAGTGGGTCAGGAACCAAGAGAGAGAAAACACCCATGCCCAGCCCCCGGCCGCCGTACCGCGTGGCCATCATCGGCACCGGCGGTATCGCCCACGCTCATGCCGAAGCCCTCGCCGAACTCTCCGAACGTGCCCGGCTGGTCGCCGTCGCCGACCTCGACCCCAGCCGTGCCGCCGAATTCGCCGACCGATTCTCCGTGCCGCAGGTCTTCAACGACCCGCAGGCTCTGCTGGAGACCGAAAATCTCGATCTCGTACACGTCTGTACACCCCCGCAGACCCACGTACCGCTGGCATCCATGGTGATGCGGGCCGGCGTCACCGCTTTGGTGGAGAAGCCGACGGCACTGAGCCTGCGCGAGATGGACCAACTGGCCACGGTGCAGGAGCAGACAGGCTCCAAGGTCCTGACCGTCTTCCAGCACCGCTACGGCGCGGCGGCGGTACGCCTGCGCCGGCTGGCCCGCTCCGGCGCACTGGGCCGGCCACTGGTCGCCACCTGCGAGACCCTCTGGTACCGGCCGGACGCGTACTTCGACGTGCCGTGGCGGGGACGCTGGGACGTCGAGGGCGGCGGCCCCACGATGGGACACGGCATCCACCAGTTCGACCTGATGCTGTCGGTTCTCGGCCCCTGGTCCCAGATCGCTGCACTCGCCGAGCGCCAGGCCCGGCCCACCGACACCGAGGACGTCTCGATCGCCGCCGTCCGGTTCGCGGGCGGAGCCCTCGCCACGGTGGTCAACTCCCTGCTGTCCCCCCG
This genomic interval from Streptomyces sp. B21-083 contains the following:
- a CDS encoding SGNH/GDSL hydrolase family protein: MNNGLVGKSVYAFGDSIVYGHVYPHSFVDVVAEREGMALTKFARNGATIGADPHASGGQILTQVEQVTEIAPDFVVFDGGTNDAQSIFRDRAYTVGTYAEELEKTLHAMARKWPTARIVYVAAHKLGSRDWDTQVALREATLKACRKWDIAVADVFGETTFDTRDDTQRAKYTFDDLVNGFPGTEGSGTHPNEAGITTFYVPVVSATLQQISSH
- a CDS encoding cupin domain-containing protein; this encodes MNTTNTGLPGGVAISHLSVYDWPAADGACGGTPHMHLACSEAYVVTGGRGAVQTLTSSGYEVTPLQAGTVAWFTPGTIHRLVNEGDLRITVLMQNSGLPEAGDAVLTLPPEYLTDPETYARATAIPADAPEEERERVARARRDLALEGYRALREADGPQALAAFHRAAAALVRPRIAEWRERWRHGAEASAAATGVQLDWLERGDSPHLADAAVRSEQPAARGKFGMCGRLDVYAN
- a CDS encoding LacI family DNA-binding transcriptional regulator gives rise to the protein MARLAGVSPQTVSRYLRFNGGLKPATLERVEKAIRELDYRPNLVARSMRTRKTGRLAILMPAMAFNPSRMLAGAGATAQDAGFFVDVVSAGGGVRARSDRLLELADSGQYEGILSLAPVLPAVESKLHQRTAVVISADFDDEMRGIGQLADATPLVRMIEHLAALGHSRFLHVAGDAQFASARARKQSYLETVERLGVESVGVFDGDWSGESGIEAIRALPSHARPTAVIAANDLVAAGVVRGARERGWDVPGDLSVTGWDNAGVGQFMTPSLTTVDVELEQLGSTAMAKLIAGLRDSAPETAEGSLFRIVWRESTAEPPAAGRLSRRR
- a CDS encoding carbohydrate ABC transporter permease; this encodes MSSINELRRLRGSQRGARQQNKAAFFFLLPWFVGLFGITLGPMLASLYLSFTKYNLLQPPQFNGVENWTRMLDDERLHKSLEVTFSYVLVSVPLQLAMALGLALVLDKGVRGLAFYRSVFYLPSLIGGSVAIAVLWRAMFGTNGLVNEALALVGVQGQGWISEPSTALSTLVVLNVWTFGSPMVIFLAGLRQIPTSLYEAASVDGAKRWRQFRSITIPLLTPIIFFNLVLQIIHAFQTFTQAFVVSGGTGGPADSTLFFSLYLYQRGFGHFDMGYASALAWLLLLIVAAFTAVNFWASKYWVFYDD
- a CDS encoding carbohydrate ABC transporter permease, yielding MTDRTEAVPRSLPAPRPHAIRRVRRAVRAPLKHCLLTLCALTMLYPVLWMVVSSLRPNSQIFRSAGLALTHPRFENYSNGWNAFSQPFSHYMINSAIVVTGAILGNLLACSLAAYAFARLEFRAKRVLFAIMLVTIMLPIHVIIVPQYVLYSELGWVNTFLPLIVPKFLATDAFFIFLMVQFIRGIPREIDEAARIDGAGHARIFFHVILPLMVPALATTAIFTFIWTWNDFYTQLIYLTDPDMYTTPLALRTFVDQQSATDWGSVFAMSVVSLVPVFLVFLAGQRFLLRGIATTGGK
- a CDS encoding ABC transporter substrate-binding protein; its protein translation is MNPSPFRRVAIGAVASLSLVLTACSGSSTGSAPELGDKPVTIRATWWGADARAQLTDEVIKAFEKKYPNITVKGQYKDWNGYWDALATTTAAKDSPDVVQMDELYLASYADRGALYDLGKAKKILSTSQYDDQALATGQIDGTQYALPVGVGVMSILVNTDMFKKYGVKVPDDKTWTWDDYAKIAKELTDKSGGKIHGAAGAPGFSAGDVKYWARQHGENLFDKDGNVSLKPETLAGMWKYGLDLLSSGASVNTSTMVEDLTAGVTAGSFATGKAAMMGAYNTQITAIQQAAGAHVQLLQMPRVGSTKANFFKPSMYWAVSSQSAHPAEAAAFINFMLNDPKAADILKTERGIPANKEMLKHLQPTLAGTDKAAADYMNAVTPGESPVVTPNGGSGIEPELQRYSQEVYFKKTSPEAAAKAFIKELQGEIDAAK
- a CDS encoding Gfo/Idh/MocA family protein, with amino-acid sequence MPSPRPPYRVAIIGTGGIAHAHAEALAELSERARLVAVADLDPSRAAEFADRFSVPQVFNDPQALLETENLDLVHVCTPPQTHVPLASMVMRAGVTALVEKPTALSLREMDQLATVQEQTGSKVLTVFQHRYGAAAVRLRRLARSGALGRPLVATCETLWYRPDAYFDVPWRGRWDVEGGGPTMGHGIHQFDLMLSVLGPWSQIAALAERQARPTDTEDVSIAAVRFAGGALATVVNSLLSPRETSRLRFDFEYVTVELEHLYGYREEHWRFTPAPGHEGLSDLWTDGDEPDITSGHRLQIEAVFDAWETGQEPGVCLQDARRTLEFAAATYASAFRGVRVAAGELTDDDPFAVSMDGGAVPWEPVKEARV